GGGTCTTCGTTTTCCTGCATTCCAGCCGCAACTCTGTGCGGGTCTTCCTCATCAACTGCGCTGTGGCTGACCTGGTCCTCCTGGCATGTCTGCCCTTCAGGATTTTCTACCATGCTAATGGAAACAAGTGGGTGCTGGGATCTGTGGCCTGCAAGATGGTGGGCAATCTGTTTTACATGAACATGTACATCAGTATCACATTGCTGGGGCTCATCAGCTTGGACAGATACTTGAGGCTAAAGGGGAAAGGAAAAGTGCGGAGAGGTGTGAGCTTGACCCTGTGCGGGCGCGGTTGCCCATGGAGTTGGGTGGCGTGCGGGGCTCTGTGGGGTCTGTCGCTGGTGGCGCTGGTGCCCATGATTGCCAcagcagaggacaaagaggacgGTGGCAAGTGCTTCCAGTACAAGCAGCGTAGCAGCAAAGCCAAAGGGAAAGCCTACTTCAACGCCGTACTGGTGGCGCTGTTCTGGCTCGTCTTCTTCATGCTGGTGGTCTCCTACGCAAAGATCGCTTCGCAGTTGCTGAGGGTGTCGCGGGACAAGCCAGACCTTCCCAACGCACAGAGATACGAACGGACTGCCAAGAAGTCCTTCtttgtcctcttcctgttcacCGTCTGCTTCGGGCCCTACCACGCCTTCCGCCCCTTCTACATCCTCTCCCAGCTCAGCGGAACTGTATCTTGCGACTACTTGCGACTGGTGGACCGTACTAATGAGGTGATGCTGTTATTTTCGGCTTTCAATAGCTGTTTGGATCCAGTCATGTATTTCCTCTTATCTGGCTCGGTACGCAAAACCGCCATCCGATCGCTCGGGCGCAGACTCGGCAACCGGCTTCTCTTCCTCGCTGATGGGACATCTAACAGCTCCACCACAGAGTTCAGACGACCGTCTGTGCCGATGGCTTTAACGAACACCCCCTCGGTCACCCCCAGAACAAGTATCTGTGCCATCAACTCCACCCTCCACCGGTCAGGATTGACTGTGCTCCCACCTACTGGCCAACAGTGATCACAAATAATGTAAACCTGAAGACTGGTGGCCAGTTCTCTGTAAAACTGAGCAAAGCATTTCTAGACTACTTCTTTCTtaggtttgaaaaaaaaaattttttaaCTTGTAAAACGTGTAAAATTTATGTTGtacaaatatgtatttttagCTACTGAACCATACTCACTGTATGTGCTTCTGATAATCTATGTTTAGCGGAGATCATTGTTTCAATTCTAGTTTTATGCCTGAGTGAGTGACTGACAAGACAGTAAAGCCTGAGGAGATACGGTGATGACTGTGATTGCAGCTTTTCTAAGAATACACGTCATGTTAATTTCCCCCTCAGAGAGAGTGCTACAACGTTTCTGAAAGAAGTGAAAGTGTACATTGCCGATCATGGGTTGAGTGTGCTGCTGAATAATTTTGCTCTAACAAAGACGTTTTACCTTCTTTTcttgaaaaaacaagaaaaaaatgggGTACTGATATGATCTTGTCTATTTGGAAGAatatagacacacagacaaaaatacagACCTAAAGAAACCCACTCAACTCTTTCTGAATAGTCTAGATTGTGTTAAGAGCCAACCGTCTGCAAGTTCAAACAAGCACCAGCAGCAAAGCGCGACTACCCAGGCTTGACCCACCAGCACACACGGCTATTAgttcaacactgaaaacaaggCTGTGTTGATCCCTCTGGGGAGTGTTTGGTCAAATGGCTGGTGTGTGGATCAACGGCCTGGTTTGGGGCTGCTCCATCTGGTCTGGTGGTTTTTCTCGCCTGCGTTACAGGGCTAATCCTGCTACAATCGCTGGTTGACGCTAATCTGACTATAAGAACTCTTAAAGGGCTGGCCTACCAGTTAATATGCGATACAACCCGGTGTGTTTCACTGGCTTGCAAAGCAGAGGGTGCGCACGTGCTGAAGGCATTTGTTCTAAATGCCGCACACCATCTAGAAGCTAATACAAAGAGCGGATGTCAATGGGAGGGTTTTCTGGTAAACACTGTAATGCCTCCGACCTTTATCTCCCCACAGACAACAGATAACGATCTTCTCAGAGTTGAAGAAACGTGCGTCAAAGATGGTGGAAAGCATCTCTATTGT
The sequence above is a segment of the Chaetodon auriga isolate fChaAug3 chromosome 23, fChaAug3.hap1, whole genome shotgun sequence genome. Coding sequences within it:
- the gpr34a gene encoding putative G-protein coupled receptor 34a, which codes for MTTFSTASSFPFTLSASASSNSSLPISTSPLPVSMSSSSYFTPLSSPYSNSTSNQSMCSFDDTALRLPLVVLYSLFFIFGLVGNLFALWVFVFLHSSRNSVRVFLINCAVADLVLLACLPFRIFYHANGNKWVLGSVACKMVGNLFYMNMYISITLLGLISLDRYLRLKGKGKVRRGVSLTLCGRGCPWSWVACGALWGLSLVALVPMIATAEDKEDGGKCFQYKQRSSKAKGKAYFNAVLVALFWLVFFMLVVSYAKIASQLLRVSRDKPDLPNAQRYERTAKKSFFVLFLFTVCFGPYHAFRPFYILSQLSGTVSCDYLRLVDRTNEVMLLFSAFNSCLDPVMYFLLSGSVRKTAIRSLGRRLGNRLLFLADGTSNSSTTEFRRPSVPMALTNTPSVTPRTSICAINSTLHRSGLTVLPPTGQQ